Part of the Mycoplasmopsis columboralis genome, TAATTTTTGAGCTGGCGCACATTGCTACGTGATTAAGACAAAGAATGAAGATAAATTATTAAACAGATATTTATATTTCGTTTTAAAAGACAAAGAATCTTATTTAATGGAAAATAAAGAAGGAGCAGGAATTCCTTCTTTACCAAGAAATATAATTAAAAATTTAAAAGTATCAATCCCTTCAATTGAAAAACAAAAAGTTTTAGTTAATATTTTAAATACTTTTGAAGAATTAACCAACACTCTTAAAACTGGTTTACCAAAAGAAATTGAACTTAGAGAACAACAATACGCATATTATCGCGATAAACTTCTAAGCTTTGCTCAAGGAACTCTTGAAGTGTCTCCAGAGAGAGAGAGAGAGAGCTTGCGCTCATAGAAATTCTTAATTTATATTTAGAAGTACTAAATCCAAATAAAAACAAATATTGAACTGTAAAAGAACTTTTTAAATCTCAAAATGGAAGAATAATTCCAAAAACAGAACTTTCAAATAATGGTAAATATCCTGTTTACTCAGCACAAGTTACAAATAACGGAGAAATGGGACGATTAAACACTTATGATTTTGATGGAGAATATTTAAGCTGAACAATTCATGGATATGCAGGGGAAATTTTCTATAGAAAAGGAAAATTTAGTGCAACAAATGTTTGTGGAATTTTAAGTCAAATTAACAAAAATATAGATATTA contains:
- a CDS encoding restriction endonuclease subunit S; this translates as MNKSQLSENDKYPVINGGVRPSGHYNEFNFEKDNITIAQGGSVGFVDWQNTNFWAGAHCYVIKTKNEDKLLNRYLYFVLKDKESYLMENKEGAGIPSLPRNIIKNLKVSIPSIEKQKVLVNILNTFEELTNTLKTGLPKEIELREQQYAYYRDKLLSFAQGTLEVSPERERESLRS
- a CDS encoding restriction endonuclease subunit S, with product MEVLNPNKNKYWTVKELFKSQNGRIIPKTELSNNGKYPVYSAQVTNNGEMGRLNTYDFDGEYLSWTIHGYAGEIFYRKGKFSATNVCGILSQINKNIDIRFAYHYLKYIVPNFVFTKGSRQMFMTNEMYQIQIPNISLYKQKQIATILDAFEKYCSEVVGILPLKIQLIEQQYKYYLNKLLADCKR